A portion of the Lolium rigidum isolate FL_2022 chromosome 1, APGP_CSIRO_Lrig_0.1, whole genome shotgun sequence genome contains these proteins:
- the LOC124694243 gene encoding beta-galactosidase 9: protein MSGGVFLLVLLAVFASTANAAVSYDHRAVVINGQRRILMSGSIHYPRSTPEMWPDLIQKAKDGGLDVIQTYVFWNGHEPVQGQYYFGDRYDLVRFVKLAKQAGLYVHLRIGPYVCAEWNFGGFPVWLKYVPGMSFRTDNGPFKAAMQTFVEKIVSMMKSEGLLEWQGGPIILAQVENEYGPMESVMGAGAKPYANWAAKMAVATDAGVPWVMCKQEDAPDPVINTCNGFYCDDFTPNSKGKPSMWTEAWSGWFTAFGGAVPHRPVEDLAFAVARYVQKGGSFVNYYMYHGGTNFDRTAGGPFIATSYDYDAPIDEYGLLRQPKWGHLRNLHKAIKQAEPALVSGDPTVQSIGSYEKAYVFKSSTGACAAFLSNYHTSSAAKVVYNGQRYDLPAWSISILPDCKTAVFNTATVKEPSAPAKMNPAGGFSWQSYSEDTNSLDSSAFTKDGLVEQLSMTWDKSDYLWYTTYVNIDSSEQFLKSGQWPQLTINSAGHSVQVFVNGQSYGSAYGGYDNPKLTYSKAVKMWQGSNKISILSSAMGLANMGTHYETWNVGVLGPVTLSGLNQGKRDLSNQKWTYQVGLKGESLGVNTITGSSSVEWSSASGAQPLTWHKAYFAAPAGSAPVALDMGSMGKGQIWVNGHNAGRYWSYKASGSCGGCSYTGTYSETKCQTNCGDISQRWYHVPRSWLKPSGNLLVVLEEFGGDLSGVTLVTRTT, encoded by the exons atgtccggcggcgtcttccTCCTCGTCCTGCTCGCCGTATTCGCCTCCACGGCCAATGCCGCCGTGTCTTACGACCACAGGGCCGTGGTCATCAACGGGCAGCGCCGCATCCTCATGTCCGGCTCCATCCACTACCCGCGCAGCACCCCGGAGATGTGGCCGGACCTGATCCAGAAGGCCAAGGACGGCGGCCTCGACGTGATCCAGACGTACGTGTTCTGGAACGGCCACGAGCCGGTGCAGGGCCAGTACTACTTCGGCGACCGCTACGACCTCGTCCGCTTCGTCAAGCTCGCCAAGCAGGCCGGACTCTACGTCCACCTCCGCATCGGACCCTACGTCTGCGCCGAGTGGAACTTCGG TGGATTCCCTGTCTGGCTCAAGTACGTGCCTGGCATGAGCTTCCGGACTGACAATGGCCCCTTCAAG GCGGCGATGCAGACGTTCGTGGAGAAGATCGTGTCGATGATGAAGTCGGAGGGGCTCTTGGAGTGGCAGGGCGGGCCCATCATCCTGGCTCAGGTGGAGAACGAGTACGGGCCCATGGAGTCCGTCATGGGCGCCGGCGCCAAGCCCTACGCCAACTGGGCAGCCAAGATGGCCGTCGCCACCGACGCCGGCGTGCCGTGGGTGATGTGCAAGCAGGAGGACGCCCCGGACCCCGTG ATAAACACCTGCAACGGTTTCTACTGCGACGACTTCACCCCCAACTCCAAAGGCAAGCCTTCCATGTGGACTGAAGCATGGAGCGGATG GTTTACGGCTTTCGGAGGCGCGGTACCGCACCGGCCGGTGGAGGATCTAGCGTTCGCCGTCGCGAGGTACGTCCAGAAGGGCGGCTCCTTCGTCAACTACTACATG TACCATGGAGGCACCAACTTCGACCGGACCGCCGGTGGCCCGTTCATCGCCACGAGCTACGACTACGACGCCCCGATTGACGAATACG GTCTGCTTAGACAGCCGAAATGGGGTCACCTGAGGAACCTGCACAAGGCCATCAAGCAGGCCGAGCCGGCGCTCGTCTCCGGCGATCCCACCGTCCAGTCCATCGGAAGCTACGAGAAG GCGTACGTGTTCAAGTCAAGCACAGGAGCCTGCGCGGCGTTCCTGTCAAACTACCACACTAGCTCCGCCGCGAAAGTGGTTTACAACGGGCAGCGGTACGACCTCCCAGCCTGGTCCATCAGCATCCTGCCGGACTGCAAGACCGCCGTCTTCAACACCGCCACG GTGAAGGAGCCGTCCGCGCCGGCAAAGATGAACCCGGCTGGGGGCTTCTCGTGGCAGTCGTACAGTGAGGACACCAACTCGCTGGACTCGAGCGCCTTCACCAAGGACGGCCTGGTGGAGCAGCTGAGCATGACCTGGGACAAGTCGGACTACCTGTGGTACACCACCTA CGTGAACATCGACTCGAGCGAGCAGTTCTTGAAGTCCGGGCAGTGGCCGCAGCTCACCATCAACTCCGCCGGTCATTCGGTGCAGGTGTTCGTCAACGGGCAATCTTACG GTTCTGCTTATGGAGGCTATGACAACCCTAAACTCACTTACAGCAAGGCCGTGAAGATGTGGCAGGGCAGCAACAAGATCTCCATCCTGAGCTCCGCAATGGGCCTAGCT AATATGGGTACCCACTACGAGACCTGGAACGTGGGCGTTCTCGGCCCGGTGACACTCTCAGGGCTGAACCAGGGGAAGAGAGACCTGAGCAACCAGAAGTGGACATACCAG GTCGGCCTGAAAGGCGAGTCGCTCGGGGTGAACACCATCACCGGAAGCTCCTCCGTCGAGTGGAGCAGCGCCAGCGGCGCGCAGCCACTGACATGGCACAAG GCCTACTTCGCCGCGCCGGCCGGCAGCGCGCCGGTGGCCCTGGACATGGGCAGCATGGGGAAGGGGCAGATCTGGGTGAACGGCCACAACGCCGGGCGGTACTGGTCGTACAAGGCCTCCGGCAGCTGCGGCGGCTGCAGCTACACCGGCACCTACAGCGAGACCAAGTGCCAGACCAACTGCGGCGACATCTCCCAGCGGTGGTACCACGTGCCCCGCTCCTGGCTCAAGCCCAGCGGGAACCTGCTCGTCGTGCTCGAGGAGTTCGGCGGCGACCTCTCGGGCGTCACGCTGGTGACCAGGACGACAtga